A window from uncultured Anaeromusa sp. encodes these proteins:
- a CDS encoding DUF6506 family protein, whose amino-acid sequence MALKAAFLFVAPEAEAQKHRAQVKTPQVELTVVGVADYAAAVAAAQELKTQGIGAIELCGGFGSEGVALVQKAVGPEIAVGVVRFDKHPGLGHRSGDELF is encoded by the coding sequence ATGGCATTGAAAGCGGCATTTTTATTCGTGGCGCCGGAGGCGGAAGCGCAAAAACATCGGGCCCAGGTCAAAACACCGCAGGTAGAGCTGACGGTTGTGGGTGTGGCGGACTATGCGGCTGCCGTAGCAGCGGCGCAGGAGCTGAAAACGCAGGGAATTGGGGCTATTGAGCTTTGCGGCGGCTTTGGCAGCGAGGGCGTGGCTCTGGTGCAAAAAGCCGTAGGTCCTGAGATTGCCGTCGGCGTTGTGCGTTTTGACAAGCACCCAGGCTTAGGACATCGCAGCGGGGATGAATTGTTTTAA
- a CDS encoding YigZ family protein, with the protein MSALQSHRCVKGYGEAQFEINRSLFIGYAARAATVEEAVAFIRQIREKHPDATHNCAAYIVGKHSEQQKADDDGEPTGTAGKPMLEVLKKQNLTDTVLVVTRYFGGVKLGAGGLIRAYGKAASEGVTAAGVVFCEPYACSAVSCDYGLMSVLEHHLGRDGYAIKEKVFAEQVTLYVLHRPEDTAFFSRIADWSGGTACVKEAGEEYCETEL; encoded by the coding sequence ATGAGTGCATTGCAGTCGCATCGATGCGTTAAGGGATATGGTGAAGCGCAGTTTGAGATCAATCGTTCTCTTTTTATCGGGTATGCCGCCAGAGCGGCGACGGTAGAAGAAGCGGTTGCTTTCATTCGACAAATTAGGGAAAAGCATCCGGACGCCACGCACAATTGCGCAGCCTACATCGTCGGCAAGCACAGCGAGCAGCAGAAAGCCGATGACGACGGCGAACCGACGGGGACGGCGGGCAAGCCGATGCTGGAAGTGCTGAAAAAACAAAACCTGACTGATACGGTGCTCGTCGTAACGCGGTACTTTGGGGGCGTTAAATTGGGCGCAGGCGGACTGATCCGCGCCTACGGAAAAGCCGCCTCCGAAGGCGTAACGGCTGCAGGCGTTGTTTTTTGCGAGCCCTATGCGTGCAGCGCCGTTTCCTGCGACTACGGTTTAATGTCGGTTTTGGAGCACCATTTAGGCCGCGATGGCTATGCAATCAAAGAGAAGGTCTTTGCGGAACAGGTGACGCTATATGTATTGCACCGCCCGGAAGACACAGCTTTTTTTTCTAGAATTGCCGACTGGTCCGGTGGAACGGCCTGTGTCAAAGAGGCTGGCGAGGAATATTGCGAAACCGAGCTTTAA
- a CDS encoding peptidylprolyl isomerase, with amino-acid sequence MKKMLILAVTFLFCLTAVTGCAGPGSKTAEKTEPVKADTSLPPADPNKKNSLAVFETSMGTFKVELFEDKAPRTAQNFISLVNKGFYNGLIFHRVIDGFMIQGGDPKGNGTGGPGYVIPDEFHKDLKHTGAGILSMANAGPNSGGSQFFITLDATPWLDGKHAIFGKVVEGLDVVKAIGKVKTGAQDRPQTDVVMKKITIVTP; translated from the coding sequence ATGAAAAAGATGTTGATTTTGGCTGTGACATTTCTGTTTTGCTTAACCGCGGTGACCGGTTGCGCTGGTCCTGGAAGCAAAACGGCGGAAAAAACGGAGCCTGTGAAAGCAGACACATCCTTGCCGCCAGCGGATCCGAACAAGAAAAACAGTCTGGCTGTTTTTGAAACCTCTATGGGAACCTTTAAAGTGGAACTGTTTGAAGATAAGGCGCCCCGGACAGCGCAGAATTTTATTTCCTTGGTGAACAAAGGCTTTTACAATGGCTTGATTTTCCATCGTGTTATTGACGGCTTTATGATTCAAGGGGGCGATCCCAAGGGCAATGGTACCGGAGGACCGGGGTATGTGATTCCTGATGAATTTCATAAAGACCTGAAACATACCGGCGCGGGAATCTTATCCATGGCCAACGCCGGCCCTAATAGCGGCGGCTCTCAGTTCTTCATTACGCTGGACGCTACGCCTTGGCTGGACGGCAAGCATGCTATCTTTGGCAAGGTAGTAGAAGGCTTGGATGTGGTGAAAGCCATTGGCAAGGTGAAAACAGGCGCTCAAGATCGGCCGCAGACCGATGTGGTTATGAAAAAAATTACCATTGTTACTCCTTGA
- a CDS encoding saccharopine dehydrogenase family protein, with protein sequence MKKNVLIIGAGGVAHVAAHKCAMHNDVLGDICIASRTQSKCDAIIESVLRKNHLKDTAKKLYSRAVDALDIPALVALIQDTKSEIVLNLGQSYVNMSVLEACIETGAVYMDTAIHEEPDKVCENPPWYENYEWKRKERCAERGVTAILGAGFDPGVVNAWCALAQQKYFDTIDTIDILDVNAGSHGKYFATNFDPEINFREFKKVWTWDERQWKLQKVHSIRMDYDFPVVGSCPVYLTGHDELHSLSKNIDANSIRFWMGFGDHYLNVFSVLTNLGMTSEKPVRLPDGTEVVPLKVLKALLPDPSSLAPGYTGKTCIGNFISGMKDGQKREIFIYNTCDHAECYQEVEAQAISYTAGVPAAAAAILVARGDWDVKHMVNVEELDPAPFIELLDQIGLPTEVEEKPLAFVPPAIAALDSVD encoded by the coding sequence ATGAAAAAAAATGTTTTGATCATCGGTGCTGGCGGCGTGGCTCATGTGGCAGCTCATAAGTGTGCAATGCACAACGATGTGCTGGGAGATATTTGCATTGCTTCGCGGACCCAGTCCAAATGCGACGCTATTATTGAAAGCGTGCTGCGTAAAAACCATCTGAAGGATACTGCGAAAAAGCTCTATTCCCGCGCGGTGGACGCATTGGATATTCCGGCACTGGTCGCCTTGATTCAGGACACGAAATCGGAGATTGTTCTTAACTTGGGACAATCCTATGTCAATATGTCTGTGTTGGAGGCGTGCATCGAAACAGGCGCTGTATATATGGATACAGCCATCCATGAAGAACCGGACAAGGTTTGCGAAAACCCGCCATGGTACGAAAATTATGAGTGGAAGCGCAAAGAGCGCTGTGCGGAAAGAGGCGTTACCGCTATTTTAGGCGCAGGCTTTGATCCTGGCGTGGTTAACGCCTGGTGTGCTCTGGCGCAGCAAAAATATTTCGACACCATTGATACCATTGATATTTTGGATGTCAATGCCGGCAGCCATGGCAAGTATTTTGCCACGAACTTTGATCCGGAGATCAATTTCCGGGAGTTTAAAAAGGTTTGGACTTGGGATGAGCGTCAGTGGAAGCTGCAAAAAGTTCATTCCATTCGCATGGACTATGATTTCCCGGTAGTAGGAAGCTGCCCGGTATACCTTACAGGCCATGACGAATTGCACTCGCTGTCGAAGAACATAGATGCCAACTCCATCCGCTTTTGGATGGGCTTTGGCGATCATTATCTGAACGTTTTTTCCGTGCTGACCAATCTCGGCATGACTTCGGAAAAGCCGGTGCGCCTGCCGGACGGCACGGAAGTAGTCCCGCTGAAAGTGCTGAAGGCCCTCCTGCCGGACCCGTCTTCTCTGGCGCCTGGTTATACCGGCAAGACCTGTATCGGTAACTTTATCAGCGGCATGAAAGACGGTCAGAAACGGGAGATTTTCATTTACAATACCTGCGACCATGCGGAATGCTACCAAGAGGTAGAGGCTCAGGCCATCAGCTATACCGCAGGCGTACCGGCTGCGGCTGCGGCTATTCTAGTCGCCCGGGGCGACTGGGATGTAAAGCATATGGTCAATGTGGAGGAACTGGATCCGGCACCCTTTATCGAACTGCTGGATCAAATCGGCTTGCCTACGGAAGTGGAAGAAAAGCCGTTGGCCTTTGTACCGCCGGCGATTGCCGCGCTGGACAGCGTAGACTGA
- the nspC gene encoding carboxynorspermidine decarboxylase, translated as MMKLTTPYYLIDEKKLQRNMEIIKQVRDLSGAKSVLALKCFATWSVFDLMSQYMDGTTSSSLYEARLGHEKFGKETHAYCVGYSAADVAEVASFADKVIFNSFSQLDRYHEVAKGVKLGLRVNPGFSTSGFDLADPARRYSRLGVQDMVELRRRLPLLSGLMFHYNCENDSVSSFREQLQRLGETYGEFLHQLQWVSLGGGLYFTKEGYPIEEFAALLKEFATQYGVQIYLEPGESSITGCAELVTSVVDIVHNEMDIAIVDASVEAHMLDLLIYRLEGKMEQPQEAKRRYMVAGRSCLAGDVFGTFDFERDLEIGSEIRLIDAAGYTMVKKNWFNGLQMPAIVVKRLDGTLECVRSFSYEDFRTALS; from the coding sequence ATGATGAAGCTTACTACTCCCTATTATTTGATTGATGAGAAAAAACTACAACGGAATATGGAGATCATCAAACAGGTTCGGGATTTGTCCGGGGCCAAGTCCGTGCTGGCTCTGAAATGCTTTGCCACCTGGTCTGTGTTTGATTTGATGAGCCAGTATATGGATGGCACGACGTCCAGTTCTTTGTATGAGGCGCGCTTGGGGCATGAAAAATTCGGCAAGGAAACCCATGCGTATTGCGTCGGCTACTCAGCGGCAGATGTGGCGGAAGTCGCGTCTTTTGCGGATAAGGTGATTTTTAACTCGTTCTCTCAATTGGATCGATATCACGAAGTTGCTAAAGGGGTCAAGCTGGGACTGCGGGTCAATCCGGGCTTCAGTACTTCCGGCTTTGATTTGGCGGATCCGGCGCGGCGCTATTCGCGTTTGGGGGTGCAGGACATGGTGGAACTTCGACGACGGTTGCCGCTTCTGAGCGGCTTGATGTTTCATTACAACTGCGAAAACGACAGCGTGTCGTCATTTCGGGAGCAATTGCAGCGTTTAGGGGAAACCTATGGAGAGTTTTTACACCAGCTGCAGTGGGTGAGCTTGGGCGGCGGCCTATACTTTACCAAGGAAGGGTATCCGATAGAAGAGTTTGCGGCCTTGCTGAAGGAATTTGCCACACAATACGGTGTGCAAATTTACCTGGAGCCAGGCGAAAGCTCGATTACTGGCTGTGCGGAACTGGTAACAAGCGTAGTCGATATTGTTCATAACGAAATGGACATTGCCATTGTAGATGCGTCAGTGGAGGCGCACATGCTGGATCTTTTGATTTATCGTCTGGAAGGGAAAATGGAGCAGCCCCAGGAGGCAAAGCGTCGTTACATGGTAGCTGGACGCTCTTGCTTGGCGGGCGATGTTTTCGGGACCTTTGACTTTGAACGGGATTTAGAAATCGGCAGTGAAATTCGTCTGATTGATGCGGCTGGCTATACAATGGTAAAGAAGAATTGGTTTAACGGCTTGCAGATGCCAGCGATTGTTGTAAAACGGTTGGATGGTACGCTGGAGTGCGTGCGATCTTTTAGCTACGAGGATTTTAGAACGGCTTTGTCTTAG
- a CDS encoding RMD1 family protein — protein MYTEFKAIVIGNELHLNKIAPHFGIQRKFKWEDPLLLKQDQLQGIVNNADSKMVYLFHFGSVVCVNLQHHEILDVIHYLKRLEPEIDISQNFPYEDDYKLEVNTEADFSINNDSLVVDAQCDHHLEIIATILAKSVSLEKNENEVDALLDRIEAVVNNLSRGELGMTDSGLARMTANILRFRLNTLSYIMLLDNPDITWNNEEAASLHNELSLLFELKERYENLRHKTETLMDITEAFSGLVHARRGTRLEWAIIILIMIEIVLSLYSMFISPLH, from the coding sequence ATGTATACTGAATTCAAAGCCATTGTAATAGGCAATGAGCTGCATTTAAACAAAATTGCGCCGCATTTCGGCATTCAAAGAAAATTTAAATGGGAAGACCCCTTGCTGCTCAAACAGGACCAACTGCAGGGCATTGTCAATAATGCCGACAGTAAAATGGTCTATCTTTTCCATTTTGGAAGCGTAGTTTGCGTCAATCTGCAGCATCATGAAATCCTGGATGTTATCCATTACTTGAAACGCCTAGAGCCCGAAATAGATATTTCGCAAAACTTCCCTTATGAGGACGATTATAAGCTCGAAGTCAACACCGAAGCGGACTTCTCCATCAACAACGACAGTCTTGTTGTCGACGCTCAATGCGACCACCATCTAGAAATCATCGCCACCATTTTAGCAAAATCCGTCTCGCTCGAAAAAAACGAAAATGAAGTTGACGCTCTGCTGGACCGCATTGAAGCGGTCGTGAACAATCTCAGCCGCGGCGAGCTCGGCATGACGGACAGCGGTCTGGCCCGCATGACTGCCAACATTCTGCGGTTTCGTCTCAACACCCTCTCCTATATCATGCTGCTCGACAATCCGGACATTACCTGGAATAACGAAGAGGCGGCCTCGCTGCATAACGAGCTGTCCCTGCTCTTCGAGCTCAAAGAGCGCTACGAAAATCTTCGTCATAAAACGGAAACTCTCATGGATATCACCGAAGCCTTCTCCGGCTTGGTTCACGCCCGGCGCGGCACGCGCCTGGAATGGGCGATCATCATCCTCATTATGATCGAAATTGTTCTTTCCTTGTACAGCATGTTCATCAGCCCGTTGCACTAA
- a CDS encoding ATP-dependent Clp protease proteolytic subunit yields the protein MEQDSKNSQQKWQEQLLASRSIILTGEITQELAESVASRLLLLQEQGDEPIKLYINSPGGHVESGDTIHDMIRFVKPRVLVIGTGWVASAGITIYLSVPKEDRFSLPNTRYMIHQPLGGVRGQASDIRIEAEEIVKVRSRINRLISAGTGQPLEKVEQDTLRNYWLSAEDAKAYGLVGQIVEKYEDLPKL from the coding sequence ATGGAACAGGATAGCAAAAACAGCCAGCAGAAATGGCAAGAGCAGCTTTTGGCAAGCCGGTCCATTATTCTTACCGGTGAAATTACGCAAGAACTGGCGGAAAGTGTAGCTTCCCGGCTGCTTCTTTTGCAGGAACAAGGCGATGAACCCATTAAGCTGTACATCAACAGTCCTGGGGGCCATGTTGAATCCGGCGATACCATTCATGACATGATTCGTTTTGTGAAACCCCGCGTGCTGGTAATCGGCACTGGCTGGGTGGCTAGCGCCGGTATTACCATTTACCTGTCCGTTCCCAAGGAAGATCGTTTTTCCTTGCCCAATACGCGCTATATGATCCATCAACCGCTCGGCGGCGTTCGGGGCCAGGCTTCGGATATCCGTATTGAAGCGGAAGAAATCGTCAAGGTCCGCAGCCGCATCAACCGTTTGATCAGCGCCGGAACGGGCCAACCGTTGGAAAAGGTCGAGCAGGATACGCTTCGCAACTACTGGCTCAGCGCCGAAGACGCCAAAGCGTACGGCCTTGTCGGACAGATTGTGGAGAAGTACGAGGACTTGCCGAAGCTGTAA
- a CDS encoding AEC family transporter: protein MGVFFYILSHNIIPIFLLISLGFIIAKKFEIQILSLTKLMFYLFVPSFIFVNLYTTNLKLDLLKVLLCGILMLITNDLLSRVIAKRRGYDIGLANAFKSSIMFNNSGNIGVSLATLIFGGAPFVINGQTPYLNEAVTAQIMILVLQNIGVNTLGFYYAGRANRSVRDSVKTILTMPSIYAIPLALVLKSLEVDITGTPFWPTLEYLKAGMVPMALITLGVQLARTQFDFKDRDVHASVFIKLVLSPLMALFYIYCFGLSGVVAQTVMIAHAVPTAVNTALIAVECKSCPDFASQAVMMSTLLSAVTLTMTVYAAQHIFPV from the coding sequence GTGGGCGTGTTTTTCTATATTCTAAGTCATAATATTATTCCTATTTTTTTACTAATTTCCCTGGGCTTTATTATTGCTAAAAAGTTTGAGATTCAGATTTTAAGCCTTACGAAGCTGATGTTCTATCTTTTTGTGCCTTCTTTTATTTTTGTGAATCTCTATACTACTAATTTGAAGCTGGATTTGCTGAAAGTATTGTTGTGCGGAATTTTGATGCTGATAACAAACGATCTATTGTCGCGGGTGATTGCCAAAAGGCGCGGTTATGATATTGGCTTGGCTAATGCTTTTAAAAGCTCAATTATGTTCAATAACTCAGGGAACATAGGCGTTTCTCTGGCTACGTTGATTTTTGGCGGCGCCCCCTTTGTCATTAACGGTCAAACTCCCTATTTGAACGAAGCCGTTACGGCGCAGATCATGATTCTGGTTTTGCAAAACATCGGCGTTAATACGCTAGGTTTTTATTATGCCGGCAGAGCCAACCGCAGCGTGCGGGATTCCGTGAAAACCATTTTGACAATGCCGTCTATTTACGCCATTCCTCTGGCCTTGGTATTGAAAAGCTTGGAAGTGGATATTACTGGAACTCCTTTTTGGCCGACCCTGGAGTATCTAAAAGCAGGCATGGTTCCCATGGCGCTCATTACGCTGGGCGTGCAGTTGGCTAGAACCCAGTTTGACTTTAAAGATCGAGATGTACATGCTTCTGTTTTCATTAAATTAGTGCTTAGCCCGCTAATGGCTCTTTTTTATATCTATTGCTTCGGCCTGAGCGGCGTGGTGGCCCAAACGGTGATGATTGCTCATGCAGTACCGACGGCGGTAAACACGGCCTTGATTGCTGTAGAGTGCAAGAGTTGTCCTGATTTTGCTTCGCAGGCGGTTATGATGTCGACGCTGCTAAGCGCAGTGACCTTGACCATGACAGTGTATGCTGCGCAACATATTTTCCCAGTATGA
- a CDS encoding tetratricopeptide repeat protein, producing the protein MERLFLNLGIQCTENGLWKEAEEAFCKALELNPNYAHAYSNLGFVLQQTRRFAEAEACLRKALALDAKMVSAYNNLSLLLMDTRRWDEAEKVLRQAVQLSPKTAELHNNLGSVYLETGRPRQAETSFRQAVKVTPSFAEAHYNLGCLFKSLGRLEAAEDSLRRALKQQPQYADAQFALATLYLLRGQFTKGWQSYNALRMRQHAARAASLPRWQGEDLTGKRLLLFYEQGFGDTLQFCRYIPQAAAQADQTTVWVQPQLQRLLQASWPQLDFYCGEEAPAQEFDYACALPNLPMVFSAANDTLSGVPYLKAPAADCLQKATWLKDPTTADTFKIGLVWAGNPQHHNDSNRSLPLSSLSPLFSLPGISWISLQAQIPAESATAWPESLLDASGQLQDFAATAALLANLDLIITVDSAVAHLAGALGKNTWTLIPFAPDWRWQLKRTDSPWYASMRLFRQPKPGDWQTPLAAIRQELEKYETQAFEQE; encoded by the coding sequence ATGGAACGTCTTTTTCTAAATCTCGGCATTCAGTGCACGGAAAATGGCTTATGGAAGGAAGCGGAAGAAGCTTTCTGCAAAGCACTGGAACTGAACCCCAACTATGCGCACGCTTATAGCAACTTAGGCTTCGTCCTGCAACAAACCCGGCGTTTCGCCGAAGCGGAAGCCTGCCTGCGCAAAGCCCTTGCTCTTGATGCAAAAATGGTCAGCGCTTACAACAACCTGAGCCTGCTGCTGATGGACACCCGCCGCTGGGATGAAGCAGAGAAGGTGTTGCGTCAGGCAGTGCAGCTCAGTCCCAAAACTGCTGAACTACATAACAACCTAGGCTCTGTTTATCTGGAAACCGGCCGCCCCCGTCAGGCGGAAACCTCCTTTCGGCAGGCCGTCAAAGTCACCCCCTCTTTTGCCGAAGCCCATTACAATCTAGGCTGCCTCTTTAAAAGTCTGGGCCGCTTGGAAGCAGCCGAAGACTCCCTGCGGCGAGCGCTAAAACAGCAACCGCAATACGCTGACGCCCAATTTGCTCTGGCGACGCTCTATTTGCTGCGCGGCCAGTTCACCAAAGGCTGGCAAAGCTACAATGCTCTGCGTATGCGGCAGCACGCCGCCCGCGCCGCTTCTTTGCCCCGCTGGCAAGGAGAAGATTTGACCGGCAAAAGACTGCTTCTTTTTTACGAGCAAGGCTTTGGGGACACCCTGCAGTTTTGTCGCTATATCCCCCAGGCAGCAGCTCAAGCCGACCAAACTACTGTCTGGGTGCAGCCGCAGTTGCAACGATTACTGCAGGCCTCTTGGCCGCAGCTAGACTTTTATTGCGGCGAAGAAGCGCCGGCGCAAGAATTTGACTATGCCTGCGCTTTGCCTAATCTCCCCATGGTCTTTAGCGCCGCCAACGACACGTTATCCGGCGTCCCTTATCTTAAAGCGCCAGCTGCAGACTGCCTGCAAAAAGCAACCTGGCTTAAAGACCCCACCACAGCGGACACATTCAAAATCGGTTTAGTTTGGGCGGGAAACCCTCAGCATCACAACGACAGTAACCGTTCCTTGCCCTTGTCATCCTTGTCTCCGTTGTTTTCACTGCCGGGAATTTCTTGGATCAGCTTGCAAGCGCAAATCCCCGCAGAAAGCGCGACTGCTTGGCCGGAAAGTCTTTTAGACGCTTCCGGTCAATTGCAGGATTTTGCGGCTACAGCAGCGCTGCTTGCCAATTTGGATTTAATCATCACTGTCGATTCCGCCGTAGCTCACCTAGCCGGCGCTTTGGGCAAGAATACCTGGACATTGATTCCCTTCGCGCCGGACTGGCGCTGGCAGCTCAAACGCACAGACAGCCCTTGGTATGCCTCGATGCGCCTCTTTCGGCAGCCTAAACCGGGAGACTGGCAAACGCCGCTTGCTGCTATACGACAGGAACTGGAGAAATACGAGACACAAGCTTTTGAACAAGAGTAA
- a CDS encoding sulfatase-like hydrolase/transferase, which yields MAAYLAAVARKVGFAIKLASWDEFFRELQQDCKLFVFVLALFTLFRIAFIVILHSFMSDAATWEDIGTALYYGLRLSLKSTGLLILAPLLCCTGLRLIFPWRRLEHLRYYLGAAYVVVLSFLFHARLPYYQEFRVAFNQLLFNTVHDDVMAIIYTVIEQYNLPLRFVLACATAWALCRLLKRLLTAGTFSFPKLPRWYLNLSLRAVLLVGVYYFAIFVSYGGTMDDIHNLDWENAGVTRDQLLNEAILDDMHALYRAYILHERIASSTGLFMDPQKLGAYGNYVAGREVDSKEIDDFLRRKVVVGQAAPPRHVFFIVSESYANWPLLPQYKYLNIANGVKRIIEQDNAAYSPNLLPNGLSTISGVMGIVAGFADANLYLNQLPDAYQEPYSTALAAQMKRLGYKSDFWYAGPSSWEKIREFTLAQGFDAFYGKGDLASESGNVWGCDDRDLYQAVLGRIQDDQPGFHMILNVSNHSPYTVDLDAEGYDRAAMEAILPEKAKQDPEMVKKLGHFWYADKMLSQFVAEAKKRYPDSVFVIVGDHADRLNLDVNPTMYERYAIPLVVYGKGIHKEAVPETAAGSHINLTATLMELIAPPGFEYYAIGPSLTRGSSFGINYGFWITADYIGDADSGERCEPHSARAGIAPPDAEKIRMEVDSARGLSWWRIKYGKTLRPLTEADN from the coding sequence TTGGCGGCATACCTTGCGGCGGTTGCGAGAAAGGTTGGGTTTGCGATTAAACTTGCAAGTTGGGATGAGTTCTTTAGAGAACTGCAGCAGGACTGCAAATTGTTTGTTTTCGTCCTAGCGCTGTTTACTCTGTTTCGCATTGCCTTCATCGTCATTTTGCATTCGTTTATGAGTGATGCGGCTACATGGGAAGACATTGGAACTGCCTTATATTATGGCTTGCGTCTTAGCTTGAAGAGCACTGGCTTGTTGATTTTGGCGCCCCTTTTATGCTGTACTGGTTTACGGCTTATTTTCCCCTGGCGGCGGCTGGAACATTTGCGCTACTATTTGGGAGCGGCCTATGTGGTGGTTCTGAGCTTTTTGTTTCATGCTCGGCTGCCGTACTACCAGGAATTTCGCGTGGCTTTTAATCAATTGCTGTTCAACACGGTGCATGATGATGTGATGGCCATTATTTATACGGTTATTGAGCAGTACAATCTGCCGTTGCGCTTTGTGTTGGCTTGCGCGACAGCCTGGGCGCTGTGCCGGCTGCTCAAGCGGCTGCTGACGGCGGGGACCTTTTCTTTTCCGAAGCTGCCGCGGTGGTATTTGAATTTATCTCTGCGTGCGGTGCTGCTTGTAGGGGTGTATTATTTCGCTATTTTTGTATCGTACGGCGGTACGATGGACGATATTCACAATCTTGACTGGGAAAATGCAGGCGTTACGCGGGATCAGCTTCTCAATGAAGCCATTTTGGATGATATGCATGCGCTTTATCGAGCGTATATTTTGCATGAGCGCATTGCCTCGTCTACCGGCTTGTTTATGGACCCTCAAAAGCTTGGAGCTTATGGAAATTATGTGGCAGGGCGCGAGGTGGACTCAAAGGAGATCGATGATTTCCTGCGCCGCAAGGTCGTAGTAGGACAAGCTGCGCCGCCGAGGCATGTGTTCTTTATTGTCAGTGAGAGCTATGCCAATTGGCCGCTGCTGCCGCAGTACAAGTATCTAAATATCGCCAATGGGGTCAAGCGGATTATAGAGCAGGATAATGCTGCGTATTCACCCAATCTGCTGCCGAATGGCCTGAGTACGATTTCCGGCGTTATGGGAATTGTGGCCGGCTTTGCCGATGCCAATTTGTATTTGAACCAATTGCCGGATGCCTACCAAGAACCCTATAGCACGGCCTTGGCGGCGCAAATGAAGCGTCTAGGCTATAAAAGCGATTTTTGGTATGCGGGCCCCTCTTCGTGGGAGAAAATTAGAGAATTTACCTTGGCCCAAGGCTTTGACGCTTTTTATGGTAAAGGGGATTTAGCCAGTGAAAGCGGCAATGTCTGGGGCTGCGACGACCGAGATCTTTACCAGGCTGTCTTGGGGCGTATCCAGGATGACCAGCCGGGCTTTCATATGATCTTGAATGTATCCAATCATTCCCCGTATACGGTGGATTTGGATGCGGAAGGCTATGATCGGGCGGCCATGGAGGCGATCTTGCCGGAGAAGGCTAAGCAAGATCCGGAAATGGTGAAAAAACTGGGCCATTTCTGGTATGCTGATAAAATGCTGTCTCAGTTTGTAGCAGAAGCTAAGAAAAGGTATCCGGACAGCGTATTTGTGATCGTTGGCGATCACGCAGATCGTTTGAACCTGGATGTTAATCCGACAATGTATGAGCGTTATGCCATTCCGTTGGTGGTATATGGCAAAGGAATTCATAAAGAGGCCGTTCCCGAAACGGCGGCAGGCAGTCATATTAATCTGACGGCGACCTTGATGGAGCTTATTGCGCCTCCAGGCTTCGAGTACTATGCAATCGGTCCTAGTTTGACGCGGGGCAGCTCCTTTGGCATCAACTACGGCTTTTGGATTACCGCCGATTATATCGGCGATGCCGATAGCGGCGAACGCTGCGAGCCTCATTCGGCACGGGCGGGCATTGCCCCGCCGGACGCGGAAAAGATACGCATGGAAGTGGATTCCGCCCGGGGACTGTCCTGGTGGCGCATCAAGTACGGCAAAACTCTGCGGCCATTGACCGAAGCGGACAATTGA
- a CDS encoding SH3 domain-containing protein, with product MKYWTLMILMILCLAGMGGQPGTVQAAAAGIVSVDQVNLRTAPNLESAVIGVLVKKDVVQYLYNRNPCQVNGYVRVLVVRAADKSLEGMEGWVVEKYLYCPQSD from the coding sequence ATGAAATATTGGACGCTGATGATCCTAATGATACTTTGCTTGGCTGGCATGGGCGGGCAGCCAGGGACGGTGCAAGCGGCTGCAGCAGGTATTGTTTCAGTAGACCAGGTGAATTTACGCACGGCGCCAAACTTGGAGAGTGCCGTGATTGGCGTTTTAGTGAAAAAAGACGTTGTGCAGTACCTATATAATCGCAATCCCTGCCAGGTAAATGGTTATGTTCGGGTGCTGGTCGTGCGGGCTGCAGACAAGAGTCTGGAAGGGATGGAAGGATGGGTTGTCGAGAAGTATTTGTATTGTCCCCAGTCTGATTGA